TACTTAAATTGGCAAAGCCCAGATACTCAATAGTTGGAAAAAAATGAGCAACTAATTCGCTATCATCTTCAGTTTCAAGATAATTCACCAATTCAGAGATAAATATTAAGCGAATTTTTTCAAAAGCAAAGATATCATCAATCTTTAGTAAATTAAGCTCAGAGATTAGTTTTTTGCCATACTGCCGATCACTAATAATCAGAGTAACAGATGCATTAAAAATGGTGTTTAATGCTGCATGTTCCCATTTAAGGTAATTTTTAGGCTTATTTTCAAGATAGACCTGGATTAAAAGTTTAGCTAGGCCAAATATCCGCTTATTGGGCAAAAGAGATAACGTGTTACCAAAATTAAAAACATCTTCATAATTCCATTCCTTAATTTCGGAAAGTAATTCTTCTAAACTAGCTAAATTTTTGGGTGAAAAAAGCAATTCGTTAGTAGAATTCTTTAAAAAATTACACGAAATTGCCGCTTTTAACAGCACATTTTTATCTTGCGAGTTTTCTCGCAATTGCTGAAGAGAAATTAGCGCTAGTTGTTTGAGCTTTTGCTTGTCATTTTTTAAATAAGCATTAGTAATTGCAAACATATATTGATACTCATCATTTAAGCCAAAGTCTAATTCCTCACAAGGTATCCGCATACGGTTAAGCATGGCAACCACTTTATCAAAGGGCATGTTTCGTTGCCCTTTTTCCCAATAATACAGAGAGGACTTAGAAGTTATGCCAATTGAGGCATTATCGAGACTGAAATTTTTTTGTAAACGTAGCTGTTTAAATCTTTTACCGTATTTTGAATCAATCATAATCAAGCCTCAATAAATTCCAGTATGTCAATACTATAATAATGTTTTATCACTTATCAATAAATAAAAATTCCACTTTTTAAGCTTACAAAAGTGGAATATCAATTATATTGCAAATTCAATCTTAAAATGGCTGAATAATTTTAGTTTAATCATACTACCATTCCTAATTATTATCAATATATTCATATATAGCTTTTTATCATGAATATAAAGTGGAATCACGAAATTACGATATTCTAAAACTCACTTCCTACTAGTCACTTACAATTTTGCCACCATCAATTTGATAATATTCATCAGCAACTGCCTTAATAACCCGATCGTCATGACTGGCAAGCAAAACCGTAACTCCTCGCGCACGTAATTGATTCATCAAGTTTTCAAAAATCTGAACAGATTCTTTATCCAAACCATTAGTTGGCTCATCAAGAACAAGCAGCTCCTGCTTTTCCATGAATGCTTGAACAATTGCTAGCTTTTGGCGCATTCCTAAAGAAAACTTTTTGACTTTTTTATCTTTAACTTTTTCCAAATCAAAAACTTTCATTGCAGCAATTATCTCATCTTTACCCACAGTGTTTTTTATTGAAGCAAGATATTGCAAATTCTTAAGCGCAGTGTAAGATTTGATAAATCCAGGAGTTTCAATGATTGCCCCTACATTTACTTGTCGCTCGGTATTTAAGCCTACTTCCTGGCCCTTAAGAATAACCTGCCCCGAAGAGATTTTTATTAAGCCAAGAATTGCTCTAAATAGCATGGTTTTACCAGAACCATTAGTACCAACAAAACCAATTATCTTACCTTGATCGATTTTTAAATTGATATCATTTAGCACAGTTTCATCATTTATTTTTTTAGTAACATTAGTTAATTCAAGATAGCTCATTTTTGACTCCTTATTTTGTTTCAAGTCGCTGGTTAATTTGCTCTAGCAAAATTATTAAAACAATGAACCAGATCGCATTGCTGATATTTACACTCCAGGTTACGCTATTAGTAACCATGATTAAATAATTGCTCTTTAAAGCCAATGAAATCACACTTAGCAATAATGGAATAATCCATCCTAAAATTCGTTCAATTAAAGAACAAGTTAACGCCAATAAGATAAAAACCGTAAAGCTAAGCCAAAGAGTACTGAATAATTTTACTAAGAACCAATAATTAAGCTTATTTTTAGTCATAATTACAATCAAACTAATAAATAACAAATTATATACAAGAGAAAATAGCACGACCGTCAACAGACAATTTTGGAAAATAGTGGTTCGCTTCTCATTTCTTATAACCACTAACGGATTAGCAGCCAAAAGTTTAGTTTGCAAAAGATTAATTAAGTAAAATTCTCCACCTAAGTAATATAAAAGCCACGCTAGATTAGCCATTAAAAAATTGGCACCAGTTATCGGAAAGGTGGTAAACATATTATTCTGGTAAGTAAAATTAATGTTGGTACAGTATTGCCACCAAGAGAAAACTTGAAAGCACATAACCATAATTTTCCCTAGACGATTATTAGAAAAGAGCTCGGGTAAGTATGTTCTCCATTTCATAAGCGCTCTCTCCGTTCATAAATAGTCCAGCTAAGATACCAACAAACTAGTATTATTCCCACTAAAATCATAGATGAGCATAGCAATTTGAATAGCTGATTTCCAACTAAGTAGTTGGAATTAATAAAATTGTTGAATAATGGAAAATGAATAAAATCAGGCGTCACGTCAGCTAAAAAGTACAGTAAACAATTGATAAAAAAATAATTAATTCGCTTTAAAAAGTAAAATAAGACTAAAATTATGCTTTGAAAAAATAAGAGATTAATAAATGCAACCAGTATGACAAGCAAAAAAGGTTGCCAATAAATTTGCGATATTCCGGGATCTAACAATAGTATAGCTTGTACTACACAAGTAGTTATAAATGCAGTTGTTAGACTGCATAGACTAAGCCACCAAAATAAAAACAACGGCCAATCACTTTGATACTTTATGCGAATATTTTCAAAGTAAATTGGATATGGCCTGACAGTCATTACTAACAAAACATTGGCAAAGGCAGTAACGGAATAAAAAGTATTTGGCATCAATAACTGGTAGATTGCTTTCCTTTTGCCTAACCCACGTTCAATTCCTGTGAAATGATACAGCAAAATTAATGCTAAAATATAGCCAATAACAATGACAAATAATCTTAATTTATTTGCTTTGATAGTTCGCTTAATTGAAGACATCTTGTTTGCTTTGCCTCCAAGTTAAGCCAAAGACAGCTAATAGAATAACTAGCAAGTAGCCCAATAAAATCCATTGAGTATACGAATAACTGTTACTGTATGTTGGTGTTAAAACGTAATATAGGGATGCTTCAATCTCGCCAGTCAAATTTGCTGCCAATAAGGTGATAAAACTAATAACAAAAGGAATGATTGTTTCCACACCCGAATGTATTTCAAAATATGACGATACTAAACCCATCAAACTGAATAGTCCGCTAAAGACAAAGGCAATGAGGATTGTGCAGAGCCAAAAGAGTAACGTGTTATGAATAAAGAAATTATAGCCCCATCCAGAAGGACTGATTATCTGATGGTCTCGTCCTGTAGGAGCATTAGTTACCTGAAAATTAATGAAGAAATAGCCTGCTTCAATTAAAAGAGGCAAAATCCCGACTAATCCTCCAACGATAAATGAGCTTGCCGTGGTTGAGAACAAATATTGCCTTTGCGTTCTTCGTGAAAGAAGCTGAGATAAGCGATGATTTCTTTTGTCTTCTTGAAAAGTACTACTAGCCGCCAAACCACACATCAAAGGTAAGATCAAGTAATAAATGGTAGTTCCTGAACCACTAAAATCAAAACCGGTTAAATGCAAAAAGGCATTATTTACTCCCCTAGTTGCATTAACCTGATTGATTGTTAAAGCTTGAATAACAACAACTAACAAGCCGATCAAAACCGCTAATAACGTTTGCCAACGCAAGCACATTCTTTTGATTTGCATTTTTATTAACATAAGTTCACCAAGTTAAAAAAGAAAAAATCCGTTTCAGGATATTTTTCTCTTTATTAAAAAATGTTTAGATTGAATCTGGACTCCATTTGCCACTAGAATGAACTTGGACAGCTTCATAGCCAGCTGTTTTTACACCTAATAGAATATTTGTGCGTCCATACATTTCATATGCTCTATTATAAATTTTCACACTCTGCCCTTGCTTTAAAGTATATGATCCAGTATTAATATCTCCTCCATTAGCTCTCTCGGTCCAAACAATGATATTTCCCTTTCCAATTGCAGTAGCTTTAGCATAACTTCTACTTTTATCCGTTTTTAATCTTGAGTTTGTTTTTGCAACCTGGTTCCATCTCGGTAAATTAAAATCCCAGGTACTATCACTATGATTATTACGTAGTAAATCTGAAGTATCAAAATCACTATTATCGTTGCTTTCCTCAACGTCCGCTAAAACTAACCCTGAAGATCCAGCTACTAACATTACTCCAGCTAAACTTGAAAATAAAAATCTTTTTTTCATAATGACTCCTTAAAAAAATCCCGCAATTAACAAATTAATGTTATTTGCACCTTTATTGAACTTAATTAATATTTTTATTTGATATTAATTAATATCTTAATAATATCAAAATAAATAAATAATAA
This genomic window from Lactobacillus panisapium contains:
- a CDS encoding Rgg/GadR/MutR family transcriptional regulator, coding for MIDSKYGKRFKQLRLQKNFSLDNASIGITSKSSLYYWEKGQRNMPFDKVVAMLNRMRIPCEELDFGLNDEYQYMFAITNAYLKNDKQKLKQLALISLQQLRENSQDKNVLLKAAISCNFLKNSTNELLFSPKNLASLEELLSEIKEWNYEDVFNFGNTLSLLPNKRIFGLAKLLIQVYLENKPKNYLKWEHAALNTIFNASVTLIISDRQYGKKLISELNLLKIDDIFAFEKIRLIFISELVNYLETEDDSELVAHFFPTIEYLGFANLSTEMKKTFVKVKKQVA
- a CDS encoding ATP-binding cassette domain-containing protein; translated protein: MSYLELTNVTKKINDETVLNDINLKIDQGKIIGFVGTNGSGKTMLFRAILGLIKISSGQVILKGQEVGLNTERQVNVGAIIETPGFIKSYTALKNLQYLASIKNTVGKDEIIAAMKVFDLEKVKDKKVKKFSLGMRQKLAIVQAFMEKQELLVLDEPTNGLDKESVQIFENLMNQLRARGVTVLLASHDDRVIKAVADEYYQIDGGKIVSD